A genome region from Setaria italica strain Yugu1 chromosome III, Setaria_italica_v2.0, whole genome shotgun sequence includes the following:
- the LOC101759974 gene encoding scopoletin glucosyltransferase, translating into MASNDEQRPLHLLFFPFVAPGHLIPVADMAALFAPRGVKCSILATPVNAAVIRSAVDRANDAFRSAGAPAIDLSTIPFPDVGLPPGVESVVGLSSEADRYMLLEAIKRLREPFGRFLADHRPDAAVADSFYPWAADAAAEHGVPRLSFLGSSMFGRACHDSLLRNNPLEELDPDDTDAVVSLPGLPHRVALRKGQMMDPRKNELEWEFDKLVNAADRRSYGELFNSFAELEPGYAEHYRTTLGRRVWLVGPLAHARKDSAASGGAGGLAPEAERCLRWLDGKPDGSVVYVSFGTLARVTAAELREAARGLQQSGRNFFWVMSESDTEGSQWMPEGFAELIDTEERGIIFRGWAPQMLILNHSAVGGFVTHCGWNSVLEAVSAGVPLVTWPRHADQFYNEMLILDVLRIGVGVGAGCYASKLDVRGEVISGEKIAESINKVMGDDEEARMIRKKAIELCGKARSATEKGGSSYNDVEQLIKELMARRSSVNV; encoded by the coding sequence ATGGCATCCAACGATGAGCAACGGCCACTACACCTTCTCTTCTTCCCGTTTGTCGCGCCGGGCCACCTCATCCCGGTGGCCGACATGGCCGCCCTCTTCGCCCCTCGCGGCGTCAAGTGCAGCATCCTCGCCACTCCCGTCAACGCCGCGGTGATCCGCTCCGCCGTTGACCGAGCCAACGACGCCTTCCGCAGCGCCGGCGCCCCGGCGATCGACCTCTCCACCATCCCCTTCCCCGACGTCGGGCTGCCGCCGGGCGTCGAGAGCGTCGTGGGCCTCTCCTCGGAGGCCGACAGGTACATGTTGTTGGAAGCGATCAAGCGGCTCCGGGAGCCCTTCGGCCGGTTCCTGGCCGACCAccgccccgacgccgccgtggcCGATAGCTTCTACCCGTGGGctgcggacgccgccgccgagcacggCGTCCCGCGGCTGTCTTTCCTCGGGAGCAGCATGTTCGGCCGCGCCTGCCACGACTCCCTGCTGCGCAACAACCCGCTGGAGGAGCTCGATCCGGACGACACCGACGCCGTCGTATCCCTGCCGGGGCTGCCGCACCGCGTCGCGCTGAGGAAGGGCCAGATGATGGACCCGAGGAAGAACGAGCTGGAGTGGGAGTTCGACAAGCTCGTGAACGCCGCCGACCGGAGGAGCTACGGCGAGCTCTTCAACAGCTTCGCCGAGCTAGAGCCGGGCTACGCCGAGCACTACCGCACGACGCTGGGCCGCCGAGTGTGGCTGGTAGGCCCGCTCGCGCACGCCAGGAAGGACTCGGCGGCgagtggcggcgccggcgggctcgCGCCTGAGGCGGAAAGGTGCCTTCGGTGGCTCGACGGGAAGCCGGACGGCTCGGTCGTGTACGTCTCGTTCGGTACACTGGCGCGTGTCacggcggcggagctgcgggaggcggcgcgcggcctgCAGCAATCCggaaggaattttttttgggTCATGAGTGAATCGGACACGGAGGGATCACAATGGATGCCCGAAGGCTTCGCCGAACTCATAGATACCGAAGAGCGCGGCATCATCTTCCGGGGTTGGGCTCCACAGATGCTCATCCTCAACCACTCCGCGGTCGGTGGGTTCGTGACacactgcgggtggaactcggtGCTCGAGGCCGTGAGCGCAGGCGTGCCGCTGGTGACGTGGCCTCGACACGCTGACCAGTTCTACAACGAGATGCTCATCTTGGATGTGCTCAGGATAGGAGTTGGTGTCGGTGCAGGGTGCTACGCGTCGAAGCTGGACGTCCGTGGTGAGGTAATCAGTGGCGAGAAGATCGCGGAAAGCATTAACaaagtgatgggtgatgacgaGGAGGCCAGGATGATAAGGAAGAAGGCTATAGAGCTATGTGGGAAGGCCAGGAGCGCAACAGAGAAGGGCGGCTCTTCGTACAACGATGTCGAACAGTTGATTAAGGAGTTGATGGCTCGTCGGAGCTCTGTAAATGTTTGA